The Deltaproteobacteria bacterium genome has a segment encoding these proteins:
- a CDS encoding gamma-glutamyltransferase: MNRHEIKVNGGVVAAGSILTAEAGAELLRNGGNAVDAAVAANLAAFCAEPVLTGPFGGGLALVAGENIEPVSMNFFSRVPGKGNQTDKSNIDFQGIDVRFGPALQTFHVGKGSCAIPLLLPGLLELHSLYGSVPLNDVIAPAMAYARDGIEVSFELARIFQILDPILKLTPEARQIFAPEGELLKAGDFFNAPGLVNVFEQFATGDMTPILESFRQTFAAPGGLVTDTDLLDLAPKITKPVHVHAGEFDIYLSPAPASGGLLVGFGLKLFEKMAPHVWSNPTDKALALVAAMTTTQMAREQILDPLLHEHGNHAETQLKNFLSESSMERWRNVFHEAFTSRTPIILPPENQLGSTTHISTLDMHGLGCSITSSNGEGSGHIVPGTSAMANNFMGEEDLHPQGFHVMPAGSMLTSMMCPTAVTDSHGPKLMLGTGGSNRIRTALLQVLGGHLFGKQSLEEAVSAPRIHYEGGMLYMESVGTDERPMNAQAFDTLKSLPVENLIFDETNMFFGGVNAAGRDYQGAGDKRRGGNIAIVKPESER; the protein is encoded by the coding sequence ATGAATAGGCACGAAATTAAGGTAAATGGCGGCGTCGTCGCTGCTGGCTCTATCCTCACGGCAGAAGCTGGTGCCGAGTTATTGCGAAACGGTGGTAACGCTGTCGATGCTGCCGTCGCTGCCAACCTTGCTGCATTCTGTGCGGAACCTGTTCTCACCGGCCCATTTGGTGGCGGCTTGGCACTGGTGGCCGGCGAAAATATCGAACCCGTATCGATGAACTTCTTTTCTAGAGTTCCTGGAAAAGGCAATCAGACGGATAAATCGAACATCGATTTCCAAGGGATAGATGTTCGTTTCGGGCCCGCCTTACAGACATTTCATGTTGGTAAAGGCTCATGCGCGATTCCTCTTCTCTTGCCAGGCCTGTTAGAGCTTCATAGCCTATACGGGAGCGTACCACTTAACGATGTCATCGCACCCGCCATGGCTTATGCACGTGACGGCATAGAAGTTAGCTTTGAACTCGCGCGTATCTTTCAAATCTTAGATCCCATTTTAAAACTTACCCCAGAAGCACGGCAAATATTTGCCCCTGAAGGTGAACTTCTAAAAGCAGGGGATTTCTTCAACGCGCCGGGCCTTGTTAACGTTTTCGAACAGTTTGCAACGGGCGACATGACACCTATTTTGGAGTCATTTCGGCAAACCTTCGCTGCTCCGGGCGGGCTTGTTACAGACACCGACCTTCTGGACTTAGCCCCGAAAATCACGAAACCTGTTCATGTGCATGCGGGTGAATTTGATATCTACCTATCCCCTGCACCTGCATCGGGCGGATTACTTGTTGGATTTGGGCTCAAGTTGTTTGAGAAAATGGCGCCCCACGTTTGGAGTAATCCTACCGATAAAGCTCTGGCCCTTGTCGCAGCCATGACCACAACTCAAATGGCGCGTGAGCAAATACTTGATCCTCTCCTGCACGAACACGGAAACCACGCAGAGACTCAATTAAAGAACTTTCTCTCAGAATCATCGATGGAGAGATGGAGAAATGTTTTTCACGAAGCATTCACATCGCGGACACCTATTATCTTGCCCCCCGAGAACCAGCTTGGGAGTACCACGCATATCAGCACTCTCGATATGCATGGGTTGGGCTGCAGTATTACGAGCAGCAACGGCGAAGGAAGCGGACACATCGTGCCCGGCACCAGTGCTATGGCCAATAACTTTATGGGCGAGGAAGACCTTCACCCACAAGGGTTTCATGTCATGCCCGCCGGTAGCATGCTCACATCGATGATGTGCCCAACCGCTGTTACAGATAGCCACGGACCCAAGCTGATGTTGGGAACGGGTGGCAGCAATCGTATCCGCACTGCCCTTCTTCAGGTTCTCGGCGGCCACCTTTTCGGGAAACAATCTCTCGAGGAAGCGGTGAGCGCACCACGCATTCATTACGAAGGTGGAATGCTTTATATGGAGAGTGTTGGTACCGACGAACGCCCTATGAACGCTCAAGCTTTCGATACCTTAAAGAGTCTCCCTGTTGAAAATCTTATTTTCGACGAGACCAACATGTTTTTTGGTGGCGTGAATGCCGCGGGCAGAGACTATCAAGGTGCGGGCGACAAAAGACGCGGCGGTAATATCGCAATCGTAAAGCCGGAATCAGAGCGTTAG